In a genomic window of Nodosilinea sp. E11:
- a CDS encoding DUF697 domain-containing protein, with the protein MALEAVNSQQNVPESKASSPGSAETLRSTRLRPRLGALLQRPLLVGGLGLSATLALVGSAHFNPLDSSTLLSAIALGSGVWWWRRGDRPPAAPKPIAPPVSDRARAEAELAALATLIASLAQEAELTRQGVVSVGAIETYRQQHQALLIELDRQTLHVAIAGAPRTGKSTLLALLTAEADRPLANLADLTYDEVSLAPRVTPDWLAYDGLLLLTDGDITESAFTLLRDRLLAGQAAVLIFNKSDHYDAADQQTILAQLHQRLSTLPAAVPVVITAAAPRPIKVRRHQPDGSFTETLETPPPILASLPVALTATLGDQRPTLVAATVVRRTEVLRQQIQTDLNRLRRDRALPLIEQLQWVAGAAAFANPVPTLDLLATVAINAQLLMDLGKLYGFNLNLDEAKTAAGTLASLTVKLGLVELSTQVLTAVLKSHFATYVAGGLVQGLSAAYLTRMAGLSLVDYFEQAALAGTPTTDLSWEAIAQRLQSTVQQNRQLNLLQTLARQGIDILKPTPAQLPASTAPVIEPLATTAEPVPVEAIAQDPS; encoded by the coding sequence ATGGCCCTAGAGGCAGTCAATTCTCAACAGAACGTCCCCGAATCTAAGGCCAGTTCACCCGGCTCCGCTGAAACTCTTCGGTCTACCCGACTGCGACCCCGCCTTGGTGCCCTGCTCCAGCGGCCACTGCTGGTCGGTGGCTTGGGCCTATCTGCCACCCTAGCCCTGGTGGGTAGCGCCCATTTTAACCCGCTCGATAGCTCTACGCTGCTGAGTGCTATTGCTCTAGGGTCGGGGGTGTGGTGGTGGCGGCGGGGCGATCGCCCCCCGGCTGCCCCCAAACCCATTGCCCCGCCGGTCAGCGATCGCGCCCGAGCCGAGGCAGAACTGGCTGCTCTCGCTACCCTGATCGCCAGTCTGGCCCAAGAGGCGGAGTTGACCCGCCAGGGGGTGGTCTCTGTAGGGGCGATCGAAACCTATCGCCAGCAGCACCAGGCCCTGCTGATCGAACTCGATCGCCAGACTCTGCACGTGGCGATCGCGGGTGCTCCCCGCACCGGTAAAAGTACGCTACTCGCCCTGCTGACCGCCGAAGCCGATCGGCCTCTGGCTAACCTTGCCGACCTTACCTATGACGAAGTCAGCCTAGCTCCCCGCGTCACCCCCGACTGGCTCGCCTACGATGGCCTGCTGCTGCTGACCGATGGCGATATTACCGAGAGTGCCTTTACTCTGCTGCGCGATCGCCTGCTAGCGGGCCAGGCCGCCGTGCTGATCTTCAACAAAAGCGATCACTACGATGCCGCTGACCAGCAGACAATCTTAGCCCAGCTGCACCAGCGGCTATCCACCCTGCCCGCAGCTGTGCCCGTGGTGATCACCGCCGCTGCCCCCCGCCCAATTAAGGTGCGTCGCCACCAGCCCGACGGTAGCTTTACCGAAACCCTGGAAACACCGCCGCCCATCCTGGCTAGTTTGCCAGTGGCCCTCACCGCGACCCTAGGCGACCAGCGCCCTACCCTGGTGGCGGCCACTGTGGTGCGCCGCACCGAGGTGCTGCGTCAGCAGATTCAGACCGACCTCAACCGCCTGCGCCGCGATCGCGCCCTGCCCCTGATTGAGCAACTTCAGTGGGTGGCCGGGGCCGCCGCCTTTGCCAACCCCGTACCTACCCTCGACCTGCTGGCCACCGTTGCCATCAACGCTCAGCTACTGATGGATCTGGGCAAGCTCTACGGCTTTAATCTCAACCTAGACGAAGCCAAAACCGCAGCGGGCACCCTGGCCAGCCTCACCGTCAAGCTAGGGCTGGTAGAACTCTCGACCCAGGTGCTCACCGCCGTGCTCAAAAGCCACTTTGCCACCTACGTTGCTGGGGGCCTGGTGCAGGGGCTCAGCGCCGCCTACCTAACTCGGATGGCCGGGCTCAGTTTGGTCGATTATTTTGAGCAAGCCGCCCTGGCTGGCACCCCAACGACCGACCTGTCTTGGGAGGCGATCGCCCAGCGCCTGCAAAGTACCGTGCAGCAAAACCGTCAGCTCAACCTGCTGCAAACCCTCGCCAGGCAGGGCATTGATATTCTCAAGCCCACCCCCGCCCAGCTCCCGGCGAGCACCGCCCCCGTCATCGAACCCTTGGCCACCACTGCCGAACCTGTCCCCGTTGAGGCGATCGCCCAAGACCCCTCCTAG